Proteins encoded together in one Natronomonas salsuginis window:
- a CDS encoding phosphate signaling complex PhoU family protein: MDNRKVQKLGRSTLAMTLPATWAKQHHVNKGDNLVIEPSDRGVLTVTPELQQATGTKAVVHAQDLDRQSLERVIIGQYVLGRQVITVESDDDLTNEQTAAIYGAETQLMGLGVIEETPRTVSVRCSVDSEDFDITNMIRRLENTGSTMRKEAVKALLHGNTELAKRAMNRERQANKIFVLILRLIFTSYQNPRQIRAIGLDSGRPLIGYRSVAKNLELTADNAEDIATSVVEADGKPLAVDQPTIRNISTFSTQVSELSSLAIDTVIKRKYDLYRECLTLYNEVETAERTLLEAIPEVDNAELLRVRQIIVSLHQTAQYAIRNAEIAANLALDHDSGYVSIT, from the coding sequence GTTATCGAGCCAAGCGACCGTGGTGTCCTCACCGTTACCCCGGAATTACAGCAGGCGACCGGAACCAAAGCGGTCGTTCACGCACAAGATCTCGACCGACAATCACTCGAACGAGTCATCATCGGCCAGTACGTACTGGGTCGGCAGGTGATCACAGTCGAAAGCGATGACGACCTGACGAACGAGCAGACGGCAGCGATCTACGGAGCCGAAACACAACTGATGGGACTCGGTGTGATCGAGGAGACGCCACGAACCGTTTCGGTACGGTGCTCTGTCGACTCGGAAGATTTCGATATAACCAACATGATCAGGCGCCTCGAGAACACGGGCTCGACGATGCGCAAAGAGGCGGTCAAGGCCCTCTTACACGGCAACACCGAGTTGGCTAAACGGGCGATGAACCGCGAGCGGCAGGCGAACAAGATCTTCGTCCTTATTCTACGATTGATCTTCACCTCCTACCAGAACCCGAGACAGATACGAGCGATCGGTCTCGACAGTGGGCGTCCCCTCATTGGGTACCGGTCGGTCGCCAAGAACCTCGAACTCACCGCGGACAATGCTGAGGACATCGCGACCAGCGTCGTGGAGGCCGACGGGAAACCGCTCGCCGTCGACCAACCGACGATCCGAAACATCTCCACGTTCAGCACGCAGGTCAGCGAACTGAGTTCGCTCGCCATCGACACGGTCATCAAACGGAAGTACGACCTCTATCGGGAGTGTTTGACGCTGTACAACGAGGTCGAGACAGCGGAACGGACACTACTGGAAGCGATCCCCGAGGTAGACAACGCGGAGTTGCTCCGCGTACGACAAATTATCGTCAGCCTCCATCAGACCGCCCAGTACGCGATCAGAAACGCCGAAATCGCGGCTAATTTAGCGCTCGATCACGACTCGGGGTACGTGAGTATAACCTGA